One genomic segment of Natrononativus amylolyticus includes these proteins:
- a CDS encoding ABC transporter ATP-binding protein, with the protein MSIVSETEILDDEGGEAKLSLEGVDKHFPVNRGVLARILRGESSQYVHAVDDVTLSIAEGEAFGLAGESGCGKTTLGKTAIKLIEPTDGRIYFDGEDVTDLSGGDLKAFRREAQIIHQNPYDSINPRFTVYEWVEEPLIVHGFDSTEEREARVLETLEMAGLEPPEAYASEYPSELSGGERQRVGIARALVLEPSFLLADEPASMLDVSIRASILDVFDRLQSELGLTALYISHDLSLLKHVCDRIGIMYLGQLVEVGPADEIIDNPQHPYTQALVSSVPRVNPDAERERIELVGEVPDAIEVPSGCRFNPRCPELVPPEDVTLDQATWRSVATLRNDLLEDDVASYEGDGTDPAGVRRAYDVPAELSDSRVETLLSEALAEYASSSDDEAVARLREELESPCEREPIPTYQATDVQRSKCILHDPDGPYQVSKRDETN; encoded by the coding sequence ATGTCGATCGTCTCCGAAACCGAGATCCTCGACGATGAAGGCGGTGAGGCGAAGCTGAGCCTCGAGGGCGTCGACAAACACTTCCCGGTCAACCGCGGCGTACTCGCCCGGATCCTTCGCGGGGAGTCCTCCCAGTACGTCCACGCCGTCGACGACGTCACGCTCTCGATCGCCGAGGGGGAGGCGTTCGGGCTGGCCGGGGAGTCCGGCTGTGGCAAGACGACCCTCGGCAAGACGGCGATCAAGCTCATCGAACCCACCGACGGGCGGATCTACTTCGACGGCGAGGACGTCACCGACCTCTCCGGGGGCGACCTGAAGGCGTTCCGCCGCGAGGCACAGATCATCCACCAGAACCCCTACGACTCGATCAACCCCCGGTTTACGGTGTACGAATGGGTCGAAGAACCGCTCATCGTCCACGGCTTCGATTCGACCGAGGAGCGGGAGGCGCGGGTACTCGAGACCCTCGAGATGGCCGGACTCGAACCGCCGGAGGCGTACGCCAGCGAGTACCCGAGCGAGCTCAGCGGCGGCGAGCGCCAGCGAGTGGGGATCGCGCGGGCGCTGGTGCTCGAGCCGTCGTTCCTACTCGCCGACGAGCCCGCGAGCATGCTCGACGTCTCGATTCGAGCGAGCATCCTCGACGTCTTCGACCGGCTCCAGTCGGAGCTGGGGCTGACGGCGCTGTACATCAGCCACGACCTCTCGCTGCTCAAACACGTCTGCGACCGTATCGGCATCATGTACCTCGGCCAGCTCGTCGAGGTCGGGCCGGCCGACGAGATCATCGACAACCCCCAACACCCCTACACGCAGGCGCTCGTCTCGTCCGTTCCGCGGGTGAACCCCGACGCCGAGCGAGAACGGATCGAACTCGTCGGCGAGGTTCCCGACGCGATCGAGGTCCCCTCCGGCTGCCGGTTCAACCCCCGCTGTCCGGAGCTCGTCCCGCCGGAAGACGTCACGCTGGACCAGGCGACCTGGCGGTCGGTCGCCACGCTTCGAAACGACCTGCTGGAGGACGACGTGGCGTCGTACGAGGGCGACGGAACCGACCCCGCGGGAGTGCGCCGAGCGTACGACGTTCCCGCGGAGCTGTCCGACTCGCGGGTCGAGACGCTCCTGTCGGAGGCGCTGGCCGAGTACGCCTCCTCGAGCGACGACGAGGCGGTTGCTCGGCTGCGGGAGGAACTCGAGAGCCCCTGCGAGCGCGAGCCGATTCCGACCTACCAGGCGACCGACGTTCAGCGCTCGAAGTGCATCCTCCACGACCCGGACGGCCCCTATCAGGTGTCGAAGCGCGACGAAACGAACTGA
- a CDS encoding 50S ribosomal protein L40e, with protein MASFDAAEKRTLEKMICMRCNARNSKDATRCRKCGYKNLRPKAKEARAA; from the coding sequence ATGGCCAGTTTCGACGCCGCAGAGAAGCGGACCCTCGAGAAGATGATCTGTATGCGCTGTAACGCTCGCAACTCGAAAGACGCCACGCGCTGTCGCAAGTGCGGCTACAAGAACCTCCGCCCCAAGGCGAAGGAAGCCCGCGCGGCCTGA
- a CDS encoding ABC transporter permease: MSTPTDTEVESVSRRRLRWQRRLNALRNWVGVMKDDRLGQVGLAILAAFILVGIFARPITIEIGPAWFQIQPFSLAPYEPGARVADENLQGPTWDHPLGTTALGRDVLSQVIVGTRVTLIVGTIAAFMAVFIGANVGIISAYYGGWVDDVLMRITDVVYGVPFLPFAIALVFILGASLVNVIFAIVLILWRGTARVVRSQVLSHKQRPYVESAKAIGASNFRIMYVQIMPNVLPLISLYAAFAVAWAVIAEASLSFLGLGPPGMLSWGEIIYDVRSAGALREAWWWVFPPGICIMLFVMSVFFIGRSLEKVVNPELRHTQ; the protein is encoded by the coding sequence ATGAGTACGCCAACAGACACGGAGGTCGAATCGGTCAGTCGACGCAGGCTCCGCTGGCAGCGCCGACTCAACGCGCTTCGCAACTGGGTCGGCGTGATGAAAGACGACCGGCTCGGGCAGGTGGGACTGGCGATCCTCGCGGCGTTCATCCTCGTCGGGATCTTCGCCCGCCCGATCACGATCGAGATCGGCCCCGCGTGGTTCCAGATCCAGCCGTTCTCGCTCGCGCCGTACGAGCCCGGCGCCCGCGTCGCCGACGAGAACCTGCAGGGGCCCACGTGGGACCACCCGCTGGGGACGACCGCGCTCGGACGCGACGTGCTCTCGCAGGTGATCGTGGGCACTCGAGTGACGCTGATCGTCGGCACCATCGCCGCGTTCATGGCGGTGTTCATCGGCGCCAACGTCGGCATCATCAGCGCCTACTACGGCGGCTGGGTCGACGACGTCCTGATGCGGATCACCGACGTCGTCTACGGCGTCCCGTTCCTGCCGTTCGCGATCGCGCTGGTGTTCATCCTCGGCGCCAGCCTGGTGAACGTCATCTTCGCGATCGTGTTGATCCTCTGGCGGGGGACCGCTCGCGTCGTCAGGTCGCAGGTGCTGAGCCACAAGCAACGCCCGTACGTCGAGAGCGCGAAGGCGATCGGTGCGAGCAACTTCCGGATCATGTACGTCCAGATCATGCCGAACGTCCTGCCGCTGATCTCGCTGTACGCCGCGTTCGCGGTCGCCTGGGCCGTGATCGCCGAGGCCAGCCTCTCGTTTCTCGGACTGGGGCCGCCGGGGATGCTCTCGTGGGGCGAGATCATCTACGACGTCCGCAGCGCCGGGGCGCTGCGCGAGGCGTGGTGGTGGGTGTTCCCGCCGGGGATCTGCATCATGCTGTTCGTGATGTCGGTGTTCTTCATCGGCCGCTCGCTAGAGAAGGTGGTCAACCCCGAACTCCGCCACACGCAATGA
- a CDS encoding ABC transporter permease, which produces MGLREYVVRRILQLVFTLWAFVTLLFVLFRMVPGDPTTRFVMEYPTTEEREARIQELGLNEPLYVQYVEYMSQLLRGEFGDSTHYREPVRELIFPLFLNTVVLMFTALLIAYTIGVLFGAAMGWLRGSRFERAGIIGVLMARSSPEFWVGIILVTVFVFQLGWLPRSGIGGYGGELTMNVIDRYVNFDFLRHLILPALTGAIVYLATPALLMRNTMLEVLKADFVEMKKAEGLPERTVLYKHAARNSVLPLVTVAAIATGAAMGGSVIIETVFNWPGIGREMVNSVTRNDYPVAMAAFLLMGTAVIVMNFVADMLYLYLDPRVKYE; this is translated from the coding sequence ATGGGACTGAGAGAGTACGTCGTTCGACGCATCCTGCAGCTCGTGTTCACGCTGTGGGCGTTCGTCACCCTGCTCTTCGTCCTGTTCCGGATGGTTCCGGGCGATCCGACGACGCGGTTCGTCATGGAGTATCCGACGACGGAAGAGCGAGAGGCGCGGATCCAGGAGCTGGGGCTCAACGAACCGCTGTACGTCCAGTACGTCGAGTACATGAGTCAGCTGTTGCGGGGGGAGTTCGGCGATTCGACTCACTACCGCGAGCCGGTCAGGGAGCTCATCTTCCCGCTGTTTCTCAACACGGTCGTGCTCATGTTCACCGCGCTGTTGATCGCCTACACGATCGGCGTGCTGTTCGGCGCGGCGATGGGGTGGCTCCGGGGCAGTCGGTTCGAACGTGCCGGCATCATCGGCGTCCTCATGGCTCGTTCCTCGCCCGAATTTTGGGTCGGGATCATCCTCGTGACGGTCTTCGTCTTCCAGCTCGGCTGGCTGCCCCGCAGCGGGATCGGTGGCTACGGCGGCGAGTTGACGATGAACGTCATCGACCGGTACGTCAATTTCGACTTCCTGCGCCACCTGATACTGCCGGCGCTGACGGGTGCGATCGTCTACCTGGCGACGCCCGCCCTGCTGATGCGTAACACGATGCTCGAGGTTCTGAAAGCCGACTTCGTCGAGATGAAAAAGGCCGAAGGACTCCCCGAGCGGACGGTGCTCTACAAACACGCCGCTCGCAACTCGGTGCTGCCGCTCGTTACCGTCGCGGCGATCGCGACCGGCGCGGCGATGGGCGGGTCGGTCATCATCGAGACGGTCTTCAACTGGCCGGGCATCGGCCGCGAGATGGTCAACTCGGTGACCAGAAACGACTACCCGGTAGCGATGGCCGCGTTCCTCCTGATGGGGACGGCGGTGATCGTGATGAACTTCGTCGCCGACATGCTGTATCTGTACCTCGACCCGCGGGTGAAATACGAATGA
- a CDS encoding DUF367 family protein, giving the protein MECHVYYEGDDDPKKCTARRLERFDRAILHRSMRRVPYGVVLNPHAERALSPADAEAALDTLVALDCSWESAEKAAFSMPGEHRALPFLVAANPVNYGRPFRLTTVEALAAALSIFGERERAEELLEPFRWGETFLTLNEEPLRRYAACADSSEVVAVQSEYLADEE; this is encoded by the coding sequence GTGGAGTGTCACGTCTACTACGAGGGCGACGACGATCCCAAAAAGTGTACGGCGCGACGCCTCGAGCGCTTCGACCGGGCGATACTCCACCGGTCGATGCGCCGGGTGCCGTACGGCGTCGTGCTCAACCCCCACGCCGAGCGGGCGCTGTCGCCGGCCGACGCCGAGGCGGCGCTCGACACCCTCGTCGCCCTCGACTGCTCCTGGGAGTCCGCCGAGAAGGCGGCCTTCTCGATGCCCGGCGAACACCGGGCGCTGCCCTTCCTGGTCGCCGCGAATCCCGTCAACTACGGCCGGCCGTTCCGGCTGACGACCGTCGAGGCGCTCGCCGCCGCGCTCAGTATCTTCGGCGAACGCGAGCGGGCCGAGGAGTTGCTCGAGCCGTTTCGCTGGGGCGAGACCTTCCTGACGCTCAACGAGGAACCGCTGCGCCGGTACGCCGCGTGTGCGGACTCGAGCGAGGTCGTCGCCGTCCAGAGCGAGTACCTGGCCGACGAGGAGTGA
- a CDS encoding MBL fold metallo-hydrolase, which yields MGHAVHHVTEDAETFTCNAFLVEGGRTTLVDAGAMEGVVAAIRDHVDELERVVVTHQHGDHVAQLEAVCEAFDPEVYAYADHPERTHALEDGDTVEIGDETFEVVYTPGHADDHVSFVSETSLFSGDAVVHDDGAFEGGSFGRTDMAGQSRETLIESIERLLERLPDAVESMYAGHGSVFHGDVREIVETALERAERREPKYPDE from the coding sequence ATGGGCCACGCCGTTCACCACGTCACCGAGGACGCAGAGACGTTCACCTGCAACGCCTTCCTCGTCGAGGGGGGGCGAACGACGCTCGTCGACGCCGGCGCGATGGAGGGCGTCGTCGCGGCGATTCGGGACCACGTCGACGAACTCGAGCGGGTCGTCGTTACCCACCAGCACGGCGACCACGTCGCCCAGCTCGAGGCCGTCTGCGAGGCGTTCGACCCCGAGGTGTACGCCTACGCCGATCACCCGGAGCGAACCCACGCCCTCGAGGACGGCGATACCGTCGAGATCGGCGACGAGACGTTCGAGGTGGTGTACACCCCCGGACACGCGGACGACCACGTCTCGTTCGTCTCCGAGACGTCCCTGTTCAGCGGCGACGCCGTGGTCCACGACGACGGCGCCTTCGAGGGCGGCAGCTTCGGCCGGACGGATATGGCGGGTCAGTCCCGCGAGACGCTCATCGAGAGCATCGAGCGGTTGCTCGAGCGCCTGCCCGACGCCGTCGAGTCCATGTACGCCGGTCACGGGAGCGTCTTCCACGGCGACGTGCGCGAAATCGTCGAGACGGCCCTCGAGCGCGCCGAGCGCCGGGAGCCGAAGTATCCCGACGAGTAG
- a CDS encoding ABC transporter ATP-binding protein has protein sequence MTLLTIDGLRMYYRSEDGYVRAADDINLELERGRTLGLVGESGSGKTTIARSVIRLLPDNAEVIDGSIDFDGTEITELSERELRKQIRWQEVSMIPQNAMNSFDPVYTVGQQIVQVIRYHEDGVSKAEAKDRARELFAELGIDPDRIDDYPHQFSGGMAQRAMIALALCLEPKLVLADEPTTALDVVIQDRILETITEMQAEFDSAMILITHDISVVSETADRIAVCYGGRIVEQADAATIIKNPRHPYTLGLRNAFPDIGDSDDELISIPGTPPELVDPGEGCRFAPRCPFAEDECWDVTPEPEEYDDGHVVECHRADEADELRRRADQKETWMEMDVGEPETPLREGDD, from the coding sequence ATGACGCTACTCACAATCGACGGTCTACGGATGTACTATCGTAGCGAGGACGGTTACGTCCGGGCGGCGGACGACATCAACCTCGAGCTCGAGCGGGGACGAACCCTGGGGCTCGTCGGCGAGAGCGGATCGGGGAAGACGACGATCGCACGGTCGGTCATCCGGCTGCTCCCCGACAACGCCGAGGTCATCGACGGCTCGATCGACTTCGACGGCACGGAGATTACCGAACTCTCCGAGCGGGAGCTGCGAAAGCAGATCCGGTGGCAGGAGGTCTCGATGATCCCGCAGAACGCGATGAACAGCTTCGATCCGGTGTACACCGTCGGCCAGCAGATCGTCCAGGTGATCCGCTATCACGAGGACGGCGTCTCGAAAGCCGAGGCGAAAGACCGCGCGCGAGAGCTGTTCGCCGAACTCGGGATCGACCCCGATCGGATCGACGACTACCCACACCAGTTCTCCGGCGGCATGGCCCAGCGGGCGATGATCGCCCTGGCGCTCTGTCTCGAGCCCAAGCTGGTGCTCGCCGACGAGCCGACGACCGCGCTGGACGTGGTGATTCAGGATCGCATCCTCGAGACGATCACGGAGATGCAAGCGGAGTTCGACAGCGCGATGATCCTGATCACCCACGACATCTCCGTCGTGAGCGAAACCGCGGATCGGATCGCCGTCTGTTACGGCGGCCGGATCGTCGAGCAGGCCGACGCGGCCACGATCATCAAGAACCCGCGCCATCCCTACACGCTCGGGCTGCGAAACGCGTTCCCGGACATCGGCGACTCGGACGACGAACTCATCTCGATCCCGGGAACGCCGCCCGAACTCGTCGACCCGGGGGAGGGGTGTCGGTTCGCTCCGCGGTGTCCGTTCGCCGAGGACGAGTGCTGGGACGTCACCCCCGAGCCCGAGGAGTACGACGACGGCCACGTCGTCGAGTGCCACCGGGCCGACGAGGCCGACGAACTCCGCCGCCGGGCGGACCAGAAGGAGACGTGGATGGAGATGGACGTCGGCGAACCCGAGACGCCGCTCCGGGAGGGTGACGACTGA